Proteins from a genomic interval of Chryseobacterium indologenes:
- a CDS encoding DUF2235 domain-containing protein, which produces MNGSRVISIGIFFDGTGNNGVNILSPDKPRNNNESYYGTFTNIYKLYSLFNGDEKVYIEGIGTLTGNEDNNFAMATCANPPYGTGYSSDDKLRKADDFVQKIIRDTTKEYHFYIYGFGRGGMLVRTFCNQLLSYYPLQQCKIRFLGVFDTVESKPFNTYNLSLPDQVEHALHICAVNECRFFFPLTGFFENSKAMQDQQSESLSAVWKEIFVPGAHADIGGGYLEGPQSVYISTDFVNDNDLQDYISDIRNAKTDAAGNKIWDDLLSGYEIDNGKIFFQAYLCRDKVYNDLSKMYGKLMMDETNSVATVFNTDSDIYFGTDYNKHEFLKRFYKILREYVQDLSAGKKPVYDFKKLADYIHISANFGLCTDQLLRRSQYEINIELINNGLNVSSSTSVDQTCDRRLSVELHLPEDSFVADFLYGTSVPNNDIWIRSIVKSPSVVSINPINN; this is translated from the coding sequence ATGAATGGCAGCAGAGTGATTTCCATCGGGATTTTCTTTGATGGTACAGGAAATAATGGGGTAAATATTCTTTCACCGGATAAACCGCGGAACAATAATGAAAGCTACTATGGCACCTTCACCAATATCTATAAATTATACAGCTTATTTAACGGAGACGAAAAAGTATACATCGAAGGAATCGGAACTTTAACGGGTAATGAAGATAATAATTTTGCGATGGCAACATGTGCCAATCCACCCTACGGAACCGGATATTCTTCAGATGATAAACTCCGGAAAGCAGACGACTTCGTTCAAAAGATAATCCGCGATACGACAAAAGAATATCACTTTTATATTTATGGATTCGGAAGAGGGGGCATGTTGGTAAGAACTTTCTGTAATCAGCTTTTATCATATTATCCTTTGCAGCAATGCAAGATCAGATTTCTTGGTGTCTTCGATACGGTAGAATCAAAACCTTTTAATACCTATAATCTTAGTTTACCTGATCAGGTGGAGCATGCATTGCATATTTGTGCAGTCAATGAGTGCAGATTCTTTTTCCCTTTGACCGGATTTTTTGAAAATTCTAAAGCAATGCAGGACCAGCAATCCGAAAGTCTGTCAGCAGTATGGAAAGAGATTTTTGTTCCCGGAGCGCATGCCGATATAGGAGGAGGCTATCTGGAAGGACCGCAATCTGTTTATATTTCTACAGATTTTGTGAATGATAATGACTTACAGGATTATATTTCCGATATAAGGAATGCCAAAACAGATGCTGCCGGAAATAAAATATGGGATGACCTGCTTTCCGGATATGAAATTGATAACGGGAAAATTTTCTTCCAGGCTTACTTATGCCGGGATAAGGTCTATAATGACCTGTCAAAAATGTATGGAAAACTGATGATGGACGAGACCAATTCAGTTGCTACAGTTTTTAATACAGATTCTGATATCTATTTTGGTACCGATTATAATAAACATGAATTTCTAAAACGTTTTTATAAGATCCTGCGGGAATATGTACAGGACCTTTCTGCCGGTAAAAAACCGGTGTATGATTTCAAAAAGCTGGCAGATTATATCCATATTTCAGCCAATTTTGGACTCTGCACTGATCAGCTGCTCAGGAGATCACAATACGAAATTAATATTGAACTTATCAATAACGGACTGAACGTTTCCAGCAGTACTTCTGTAGATCAGACGTGTGACAGGAGACTTTCGGTAGAGCTTCATCTTCCCGAAGACAGTTTTGTCGCAGACTTTTTATACGGAACCAGTGTACCAAATAATGACATCTGGATCAGGTCGATTGTAAAGAGCCCTTCAGTGGTAAGCATAAACCCAATCAATAATTAG
- a CDS encoding response regulator transcription factor yields MSSQIKLALIDDEQLILEGVKMLLSNEKNISVRLTSDNGPDFIDQLELLSEEDFPDIALVDVQMKPMNGFELVEILKEKYPDLKIIILSSHYKTSILGYMVKLGVSAFLPKNSNKKTFIDAITMVDKNGVFFTAEDHQMLFTYMNSTAKKNSLFETEDELSEREKDVVKLICQEFTNNEIGEKLFISPRTVESHRQRILEKIGAKNTVGIVIYAIVNNIYSLEKI; encoded by the coding sequence ATGAGTTCCCAAATCAAATTAGCCCTGATTGATGATGAACAGCTGATCCTGGAAGGGGTAAAAATGCTGCTGTCGAATGAAAAAAATATATCGGTTCGCCTCACCTCTGATAACGGCCCCGATTTTATTGACCAACTGGAATTGCTTTCAGAAGAAGACTTTCCTGATATTGCACTGGTGGATGTTCAGATGAAACCGATGAATGGTTTTGAGCTGGTAGAAATTCTCAAAGAAAAGTATCCCGACCTTAAAATTATTATTCTCTCTTCCCATTACAAGACTTCTATTCTCGGATATATGGTCAAGTTGGGAGTATCTGCATTCCTCCCTAAAAACTCAAATAAGAAAACATTCATTGATGCCATTACCATGGTTGATAAAAATGGCGTCTTCTTTACTGCAGAAGACCACCAGATGTTATTTACCTATATGAACAGCACAGCCAAGAAAAATTCTCTCTTTGAAACAGAGGATGAGCTGTCTGAACGCGAAAAGGATGTTGTAAAGCTTATCTGTCAGGAGTTTACCAACAATGAAATAGGCGAAAAACTTTTTATAAGCCCCAGAACAGTTGAGAGTCACAGGCAAAGAATACTGGAGAAGATCGGAGCCAAGAATACTGTGGGAATTGTCATATATGCCATTGTCAACAATATTTACTCACTTGAAAAAATATAA
- the aqpZ gene encoding aquaporin Z, which produces MKKLFAEFFGTFWLVFGGCGSAVFAAGVPDIGIGLLGVALAFGLTVLTMAYAVGHISGGHFNPAVSFGLLAGGRFPAKDLIPYVVAQCLGALVAAGCLYTILNGAGVVDFSKPGAFATNFYGEAVYNGKAFSMGAAFLAEFLLTAFFLIVIMGATDKWANGKFAGIAIGLALTLIHLISIPITNTSVNPARSLSQAVFTGGLAMSQLWLFWAAPILGGIVGGLIYKFLLQRDTAEITD; this is translated from the coding sequence ATAAAAAAACTTTTTGCTGAATTTTTCGGCACATTTTGGCTTGTTTTCGGAGGTTGCGGAAGTGCTGTTTTCGCGGCTGGTGTTCCTGACATCGGGATCGGACTTTTAGGGGTTGCCCTGGCCTTTGGTCTTACTGTTCTCACGATGGCTTACGCGGTAGGTCATATTTCCGGGGGCCACTTCAATCCCGCTGTTTCTTTCGGGCTTTTGGCAGGAGGAAGATTTCCTGCAAAAGATCTTATCCCTTACGTTGTAGCACAGTGTCTGGGTGCGCTTGTTGCTGCAGGATGTTTATATACCATCCTCAACGGAGCCGGAGTTGTTGATTTTTCAAAACCGGGAGCTTTTGCCACCAACTTTTACGGGGAAGCTGTATATAACGGAAAAGCATTCAGTATGGGAGCTGCGTTCCTTGCAGAGTTTTTATTGACTGCCTTTTTCCTTATTGTGATTATGGGAGCTACTGATAAATGGGCCAACGGTAAGTTTGCCGGGATCGCCATCGGTCTTGCACTCACTTTGATTCACTTAATCTCTATTCCGATCACGAATACTTCTGTAAACCCTGCAAGATCCCTTTCGCAGGCCGTTTTCACAGGTGGGCTTGCCATGTCACAACTTTGGTTGTTCTGGGCTGCTCCTATTCTGGGAGGAATTGTAGGTGGTTTAATCTACAAATTCTTACTTCAGAGAGATACTGCAGAAATCACAGATTAA
- a CDS encoding acyl transferase: MEVKNIFNIQTEQDFLDASLKTFRYQYENVEIYRKFVDFLKVNPDEVNTLAEIPFLPIEMFKNHHILDKNVRADLFFQSSGTTQMNLSKHHIADPALYEESIYKSFEQFIGKPEDFIFLGLLPSYLEKQNSSLIYMVDYLMKKSGKPENGYFLYNHSELLQLLNQLGNQKVILFGVSFALLDFLDYCHSGLNEESLHVLENMIVIETGGMKGRKEEMTKDELLKILQDGLKTDKIYSEYSMTELLSQAYSLGNNEYKCPNWMRIMVRNAEDPFSYEKEGRTGAINIIDLANMHSCSFIATQDLGKIMGDQFQVLGRIDHSDIRGCSLLVS; this comes from the coding sequence ATGGAAGTGAAAAATATATTCAACATACAAACTGAACAGGACTTCCTGGATGCATCCTTAAAAACATTTCGCTATCAGTATGAAAATGTTGAAATATATAGGAAGTTCGTTGACTTTTTAAAAGTTAACCCCGATGAGGTGAATACCTTGGCCGAAATACCTTTTCTTCCCATAGAAATGTTTAAAAATCATCATATTCTTGATAAAAATGTCAGAGCTGATCTCTTTTTCCAAAGTTCCGGAACCACGCAGATGAATCTTTCGAAACATCATATTGCCGATCCCGCTTTGTATGAAGAGAGTATTTATAAAAGCTTTGAACAGTTTATCGGGAAACCTGAGGATTTTATTTTCTTAGGACTGCTGCCAAGTTACCTGGAAAAACAGAACTCATCATTGATCTATATGGTAGATTATCTGATGAAAAAATCAGGAAAACCTGAAAACGGATATTTTCTTTATAACCATTCCGAGCTGCTTCAGTTATTAAATCAGCTGGGAAATCAAAAAGTTATTCTTTTTGGGGTTTCCTTTGCCCTGCTGGATTTCTTAGATTACTGTCATTCGGGATTGAATGAGGAATCTCTGCATGTTCTTGAAAATATGATCGTCATAGAAACAGGAGGGATGAAAGGCCGGAAGGAGGAAATGACCAAAGATGAGCTTTTAAAAATCTTGCAGGACGGTCTTAAAACAGATAAAATCTATTCCGAATATTCGATGACAGAATTGCTGTCACAAGCCTATTCTTTAGGGAATAATGAATATAAATGCCCCAATTGGATGAGGATCATGGTGAGAAATGCTGAAGATCCTTTCTCGTACGAAAAAGAAGGCAGAACCGGGGCAATTAATATTATAGACCTTGCCAACATGCATTCGTGCTCGTTTATTGCTACCCAGGATCTGGGTAAAATAATGGGTGATCAATTTCAGGTGCTGGGACGGATAGATCATTCTGATATCCGTGGCTGCAGTCTTCTGGTAAGCTGA
- a CDS encoding UDP-2,3-diacylglucosamine diphosphatase, whose translation MLKTIINLEPGKKVYFASDQHFGAPTPKESRVREERFIRWLDEIKEDAQVLFLMGDLFDFWHEWKHVVPKGYVRVLGKIAELKDRGIHIYFFVGNHDLWMKDYLEEEIGCTVFYQKQYFEMGGKQFLLAHGDGLGPGDKGYKRMKKLFTNPVAQWFFKWLHPDIAMKIALYLSQKNKMISGEEDKAFLGEDREFLIIYSKEKLKTEKIDYFIYGHRHLPMVLNLEPDSKYINLGDWISYFTYGVFEKDFELKVFEK comes from the coding sequence GTGTTAAAGACAATAATTAATTTAGAACCCGGGAAAAAGGTATACTTCGCCTCAGATCAGCATTTTGGTGCTCCCACACCCAAAGAGAGTCGTGTGCGTGAAGAGAGGTTTATTCGCTGGCTGGATGAGATCAAAGAAGATGCACAGGTTCTGTTTTTAATGGGTGACCTTTTTGATTTCTGGCATGAGTGGAAACATGTTGTACCCAAAGGATATGTACGTGTTCTCGGGAAAATCGCCGAATTGAAAGACAGGGGAATTCACATTTATTTCTTTGTGGGCAATCACGATCTATGGATGAAAGATTACCTGGAAGAAGAAATCGGTTGTACGGTTTTTTACCAGAAACAATATTTTGAAATGGGTGGCAAGCAGTTTTTGCTCGCCCATGGAGATGGTCTGGGACCCGGAGATAAAGGGTATAAAAGAATGAAAAAATTATTCACCAATCCTGTAGCTCAATGGTTTTTTAAATGGCTGCATCCCGATATTGCCATGAAAATCGCGTTGTACCTTTCTCAAAAGAATAAAATGATTTCCGGCGAAGAAGATAAAGCATTTCTAGGTGAAGACAGGGAGTTTCTGATCATTTATTCCAAAGAAAAACTGAAGACTGAAAAGATTGATTATTTCATCTACGGACACAGACATCTTCCCATGGTCCTCAATCTGGAACCGGATTCAAAATATATTAACCTTGGAGACTGGATTTCCTATTTTACCTACGGGGTTTTTGAAAAAGATTTTGAACTGAAAGTCTTTGAAAAATAG
- a CDS encoding 6-carboxytetrahydropterin synthase, giving the protein MIRITKIFTFETAHVLYNYDGKCKNMHGHSYKLFVTVKGKPINDIENPKNGMVVDFGDIKSIVKSEIVDVWDHAVLVNALSPHKELGDDLEQRGHKVIYCSFQPTCENMLYAIASKIKSKLPEGISLAYLKLHETENSYGEWFAEDNQ; this is encoded by the coding sequence ATGATACGTATTACAAAAATTTTTACATTCGAAACGGCTCACGTACTCTACAATTACGATGGGAAGTGTAAAAATATGCACGGACATTCCTATAAACTGTTTGTAACGGTGAAAGGAAAACCGATTAATGATATAGAAAACCCTAAAAACGGGATGGTGGTCGATTTTGGAGATATCAAAAGTATCGTGAAATCTGAAATTGTTGATGTATGGGATCATGCAGTGCTTGTTAATGCCTTATCTCCTCACAAAGAATTGGGAGATGATCTTGAACAGAGAGGTCATAAAGTAATCTATTGCAGTTTTCAGCCGACTTGTGAAAACATGTTGTATGCCATTGCTTCAAAAATAAAATCAAAACTTCCTGAAGGTATTTCTTTAGCTTATCTTAAACTTCATGAGACAGAAAACTCTTATGGAGAATGGTTTGCAGAAGATAATCAATAA
- a CDS encoding serine hydrolase: MKNKIFIPLVIHFSLLGYTQTPEQSKAIDTYVKNVIQVNEIPGMAVGIVKNNKVIFQKYYGTETLETNKKVDSHSMFRIYSTTKLMSNVGLFQLIEQGKVSLDDNISKYIDHLPAKWQNIQVKNLVSHSSGLPDWIHFSDISKDATDAEVIDRLSKENMEFETGSDYRYNQTNYLLITMIIEKVTGEKFEDYIVKNQFPDLRNQLVFSSDSVEEIPNRIVKYIYNKETRQYDKSTFVEGRRAHSANGLAITLPAFLQWSIHLAKNDFLKPGTRELMWKPFEYKNKKVAFTHGWDISEFNNIKSYHFSGGNVSAYRIFPENDMAIILMYNGYKEFPVYFPMVNQIAGIMDKRLLNPYMVAEEYTKSEPLVYPDHKKETYGYRIEKDKVVFSYQFPEKQSTEYIRNLTVAGSFNNWNTGDKAFRMILKKNNTFELALPKSYFEKGKTYGFKFVMNTNGWLSVPYYSSNTDGTRDNNLTLKID, encoded by the coding sequence ATGAAAAACAAAATTTTCATACCCCTAGTTATACACTTTTCACTGTTGGGATATACCCAGACTCCTGAGCAATCAAAAGCAATTGATACCTATGTAAAGAATGTTATTCAGGTCAATGAGATCCCGGGAATGGCTGTTGGGATTGTAAAAAATAATAAGGTAATTTTCCAGAAATATTATGGAACTGAAACCTTGGAAACCAATAAAAAGGTCGATTCGCATTCGATGTTCAGGATATATTCTACGACAAAGCTCATGTCAAATGTTGGTCTGTTTCAGCTGATTGAACAGGGAAAAGTATCGTTGGACGACAACATTTCAAAATATATAGACCATTTACCGGCAAAATGGCAAAATATTCAGGTTAAAAATCTTGTTTCCCATTCTTCGGGTCTTCCGGACTGGATTCACTTCAGCGATATTTCGAAAGATGCCACCGATGCTGAGGTTATTGATCGGTTGTCAAAAGAAAATATGGAATTTGAAACCGGCAGTGATTACAGATACAACCAGACAAACTATCTGTTGATTACCATGATCATTGAAAAGGTAACAGGAGAAAAATTTGAAGATTATATCGTGAAAAATCAATTTCCTGACTTGCGGAATCAGTTGGTGTTTTCATCAGATTCTGTGGAGGAAATTCCCAACAGAATCGTGAAATATATTTATAATAAAGAAACCCGTCAATACGATAAATCCACATTTGTAGAAGGGAGAAGGGCGCATTCAGCCAATGGACTGGCGATTACATTGCCTGCTTTTTTACAATGGAGCATTCATCTTGCCAAAAATGATTTTCTAAAACCTGGCACACGGGAGTTGATGTGGAAACCGTTCGAATATAAAAATAAAAAAGTGGCTTTCACCCATGGCTGGGATATTTCAGAATTTAATAACATCAAATCATATCATTTTTCCGGTGGAAATGTAAGTGCATACAGGATTTTTCCCGAAAACGATATGGCTATTATCTTAATGTATAACGGATACAAAGAATTTCCGGTTTATTTTCCAATGGTGAATCAGATAGCAGGAATTATGGATAAACGTTTGCTGAATCCTTATATGGTGGCAGAAGAATACACAAAGTCTGAACCTCTTGTTTATCCTGATCATAAAAAAGAAACTTATGGCTATCGTATAGAAAAAGATAAAGTCGTTTTTTCCTACCAGTTTCCAGAAAAACAGAGCACTGAATATATCAGAAATCTTACCGTTGCAGGTTCATTTAATAATTGGAATACCGGTGATAAAGCATTTCGGATGATTCTGAAAAAGAACAATACCTTTGAACTTGCCCTACCCAAATCTTATTTTGAAAAAGGGAAAACATATGGTTTTAAGTTTGTGATGAATACAAACGGATGGCTTTCGGTTCCTTACTATTCTTCCAATACAGATGGAACAAGGGATAATAATTTAACGTTGAAAATCGACTAA
- a CDS encoding acyl-CoA thioesterase — MDLIYEKQIRVAEEHIDRNNHVNNVQYVHWVEEVAAEHWDLLKHKTDYANDVWMLLDHHIQYKKQVYLDDIITVKTYPQTPEGAKQPRKVEFYCHDQLVVDSATLWILFDPQAKKIKRLENDWLEKLK, encoded by the coding sequence ATGGATTTAATATACGAGAAACAGATCAGAGTAGCAGAAGAACATATTGACCGGAACAATCATGTGAACAACGTGCAATATGTACACTGGGTAGAGGAAGTAGCAGCAGAACATTGGGATCTCCTAAAACATAAAACCGACTATGCAAACGATGTATGGATGCTTCTTGATCATCATATTCAATACAAAAAACAAGTCTATCTGGACGATATCATCACCGTCAAAACTTACCCTCAAACCCCTGAAGGTGCAAAGCAACCGAGAAAAGTGGAATTTTATTGCCATGATCAGCTTGTCGTAGACTCCGCTACACTTTGGATTTTATTTGATCCTCAGGCAAAGAAGATTAAAAGACTGGAAAACGACTGGCTGGAGAAATTAAAGTGA
- a CDS encoding OmpH family outer membrane protein, with product MNLIKGLFIALGLTLTANAANAQQKIGSVNTDEIFASLSEVKTITSTVDNLTKTKQTEIEKLIGEYQTKLKAAQDKEKTLSEANREAVTKELMAAQTDLQALGKKIEEARAQASKEISTKQNELFVPLQQKVKGAISAVAKEKGLNFVFDVSQPDNNNLIYTDGTEDITASVKTKLGATASAPATKAKK from the coding sequence ATGAATTTAATTAAAGGACTTTTTATCGCGTTAGGTTTAACATTAACTGCTAATGCTGCCAACGCTCAACAAAAGATCGGAAGTGTAAACACAGATGAGATTTTTGCAAGTTTATCTGAGGTAAAAACAATTACTTCAACCGTTGATAATCTGACAAAAACAAAACAGACAGAAATCGAAAAATTAATAGGGGAGTATCAGACAAAGCTAAAAGCTGCACAAGATAAAGAGAAAACCCTGAGCGAAGCCAACAGAGAGGCGGTAACTAAAGAATTGATGGCTGCCCAGACAGACCTGCAGGCATTAGGTAAAAAAATAGAAGAAGCCAGAGCACAGGCCAGCAAAGAAATTTCTACAAAACAAAATGAACTTTTTGTTCCGTTACAACAAAAAGTAAAAGGAGCTATTTCTGCCGTTGCTAAAGAAAAAGGGTTAAATTTCGTATTTGATGTTTCGCAACCTGACAATAATAACCTTATCTACACAGACGGAACTGAAGATATCACAGCATCCGTAAAAACAAAATTAGGAGCAACCGCTTCTGCTCCGGCTACAAAAGCTAAGAAATAA
- the aceA gene encoding isocitrate lyase — MKTRQEQIQAIEQDWLTNPRWSGIKRPYTAEEVLKLRGSYKIEYTIAKEMSEKFWDKLNSREYVAGLGALTGNQAVQEVDAGLEAIYLSGWQVAADANLSGEMYPDQSLYPANSVPSVVKKINNALLRADQIQSVNGTGDKEYLVPIIADAEAGFGGNLNAFELMKQMIEAGAAGVHFEDQLSSAKKCGHLGGKVLVPTQEAINKLVAARLAADVLGVPSLIIARTDADAADLLTSDIDDRDKKFVTGERTSEGFYVVKNGVEQGIDRGLSYAPYADLIWMETSNPDLEQARKFAEGIHAKFPGKMLAYNCSPSFNWAARLSVEEMSTFREELAKMGYKFQFITLAGFHALNTAMFELALAYKERGMAGYSELQEREFALQQKGFRAVKHQSFVGTGYFDEIQNIVTNGSSATVAMKDSTETAQFH, encoded by the coding sequence ATGAAAACAAGACAAGAACAAATCCAGGCTATAGAGCAAGATTGGCTGACGAACCCTCGTTGGAGCGGAATAAAAAGACCTTATACTGCAGAAGAAGTTTTAAAACTTCGTGGTTCGTACAAAATTGAGTATACCATTGCAAAAGAAATGTCAGAAAAATTCTGGGATAAATTGAACAGCCGGGAGTATGTGGCAGGGCTCGGGGCACTCACAGGCAACCAGGCGGTACAGGAAGTGGATGCCGGGCTGGAAGCTATTTATCTCTCAGGATGGCAGGTAGCGGCTGATGCGAACCTTTCAGGAGAGATGTATCCGGACCAGTCTTTATACCCTGCAAACTCTGTTCCTTCAGTAGTAAAAAAAATCAATAATGCTCTGTTAAGGGCAGATCAGATACAATCGGTAAACGGAACCGGAGATAAAGAATATCTTGTCCCGATAATTGCTGATGCTGAGGCAGGTTTTGGCGGAAACTTAAATGCTTTTGAACTCATGAAACAAATGATTGAAGCAGGAGCAGCGGGAGTGCATTTTGAAGATCAGCTTTCTTCTGCAAAAAAATGCGGACACCTTGGCGGAAAAGTACTCGTTCCTACACAGGAAGCCATCAATAAATTGGTGGCAGCGCGTTTGGCAGCTGATGTTTTAGGAGTTCCAAGTTTGATTATTGCAAGAACAGATGCTGACGCTGCAGATTTGCTGACATCGGATATTGACGACAGAGATAAAAAATTCGTGACAGGAGAAAGAACTTCCGAAGGATTCTATGTCGTAAAAAACGGAGTAGAGCAAGGAATAGACAGAGGACTGTCTTACGCACCTTATGCCGACCTTATCTGGATGGAAACTTCAAATCCGGATTTAGAACAGGCAAGAAAATTTGCAGAAGGAATTCACGCCAAGTTTCCGGGAAAAATGTTAGCATACAATTGCTCACCCTCATTCAACTGGGCTGCCAGACTGAGTGTTGAAGAAATGTCTACTTTCCGTGAGGAACTGGCCAAAATGGGATATAAATTCCAGTTTATTACCTTGGCAGGATTCCATGCTTTAAATACAGCAATGTTTGAGTTAGCTCTTGCTTATAAAGAAAGAGGAATGGCAGGATATTCTGAATTACAGGAGCGGGAATTTGCTTTGCAACAAAAAGGTTTCAGAGCAGTGAAGCATCAGTCTTTTGTAGGAACAGGATATTTTGATGAAATACAGAATATTGTTACCAATGGCTCATCGGCTACCGTAGCAATGAAAGACTCTACGGAAACTGCCCAGTTTCATTAG
- the aceB gene encoding malate synthase A, protein METKTQLVIKSQTQFDEIFTQDLNDFLIELHQKFNPKRLELLEERKKTQQEFDKGIFPEFLKETEDIRNGNWVCAPLPQDLLDRRVEITGPVDRKMIINALNSGACTFMADLEDSSSPTWENCMQGQINLSDAINRSIDFVNEKGKVYRLHEKTAVLLVRPRGLHLPEKHIEINGELTSGSLIDFGMYFFRNAKNLLANGSGPYFYLPKLEHYKEARWWNDVFVFAQNYMGIPEGTIKATVLIETITASFQIDEILYELKEHSAGLNCGRWDYIFSFIKKFRNLPDFIVPDRDQVTMTSPFMSAYSKRVIEGCHKRNVHAIGGMAAQIPVKDDDEANRIAFEKVRNDKEREVKNGHDGTWVAHPALVAVAKEVFDLHMPSKNQIDKKIEYHIRETDLLEIPKGDITEKGVRKNINVGILYLESWLMGTGAAAIYNLMEDAATAEISRTQIWQWLKNEAVLSDDRTLTRHMILQWEAEEMENIEKYVGEERFKKGKFNLAKELFNELVFSEKFEEFLTLKAYPFI, encoded by the coding sequence ATGGAAACTAAAACCCAGTTAGTTATTAAGTCACAGACACAGTTTGATGAGATATTTACTCAGGATCTAAATGATTTTTTGATTGAGCTTCACCAGAAATTCAATCCGAAAAGATTAGAACTTTTAGAGGAAAGAAAAAAAACACAGCAGGAATTCGACAAAGGTATTTTTCCCGAGTTTTTAAAAGAAACGGAAGACATTAGAAACGGAAACTGGGTGTGTGCACCATTACCGCAAGATTTATTAGACAGAAGAGTTGAAATTACCGGGCCCGTAGACAGAAAAATGATTATTAATGCCCTGAATTCGGGAGCTTGCACCTTCATGGCTGATCTGGAAGACAGCAGCTCGCCGACATGGGAGAATTGCATGCAGGGACAGATCAATCTTTCCGATGCCATCAACAGGTCTATTGATTTTGTGAACGAAAAGGGTAAAGTCTACAGACTTCATGAAAAAACTGCCGTTTTATTAGTCCGTCCAAGAGGATTACATCTTCCTGAAAAGCATATTGAAATCAATGGTGAACTCACCTCAGGATCATTAATTGATTTTGGAATGTATTTTTTCAGAAATGCAAAAAACTTGCTGGCTAACGGAAGTGGCCCCTATTTCTATCTTCCCAAGCTGGAACATTATAAAGAAGCCCGTTGGTGGAATGATGTTTTTGTTTTTGCACAAAATTATATGGGTATTCCGGAAGGAACAATCAAAGCAACCGTTTTAATAGAGACCATTACCGCTTCATTTCAGATTGATGAGATTTTATATGAATTAAAAGAGCACAGCGCCGGACTCAATTGTGGACGATGGGATTATATTTTCTCATTTATTAAAAAATTCAGAAACCTGCCGGATTTTATCGTTCCGGACAGAGATCAGGTGACAATGACTTCACCTTTCATGAGCGCTTATTCAAAAAGAGTAATTGAAGGTTGCCACAAAAGAAATGTTCACGCTATCGGAGGTATGGCCGCTCAGATTCCTGTAAAAGACGATGATGAAGCCAATAGAATTGCTTTTGAAAAGGTCAGAAATGATAAAGAACGGGAAGTGAAAAACGGTCATGACGGTACCTGGGTTGCCCATCCTGCATTAGTTGCAGTAGCAAAAGAGGTCTTTGACCTGCATATGCCCTCAAAAAACCAGATAGACAAAAAAATTGAATACCATATCAGAGAAACCGATCTTCTGGAAATACCTAAAGGCGATATTACCGAAAAAGGAGTCCGAAAAAATATTAACGTAGGTATCCTTTACCTTGAAAGCTGGCTGATGGGAACCGGTGCAGCAGCGATTTATAACCTTATGGAAGATGCAGCTACCGCCGAAATATCAAGAACACAGATCTGGCAATGGCTGAAAAATGAAGCGGTTTTAAGTGATGACAGGACCCTGACCCGCCATATGATCCTGCAATGGGAAGCCGAAGAAATGGAAAATATTGAAAAATATGTTGGAGAGGAACGTTTTAAAAAAGGAAAATTCAACCTGGCTAAAGAACTTTTCAATGAATTGGTGTTCTCGGAAAAATTTGAAGAATTTTTAACGCTCAAAGCATATCCTTTTATTTAA